A genomic stretch from Desulfohalobium retbaense DSM 5692 includes:
- a CDS encoding nucleoside deaminase has translation MADVQYTLLPPDADWETVMELALDEARAAQTHGEVPIGAVLVDPDKRVLARGGNRTITDSDPTAHAEIVALRRACQSVGNYRLPGAILAVTLEPCLMCLGALIQARLAGVVFAARDPKAGAIVSQLEGPHLPWLNHRFWVRETTAHAATSRALLQDFFRQRRGKA, from the coding sequence ATGGCTGATGTCCAGTATACGCTTCTGCCTCCGGACGCGGATTGGGAAACGGTCATGGAACTGGCCCTGGATGAAGCCCGAGCCGCCCAGACCCACGGTGAAGTTCCCATCGGCGCGGTTCTGGTCGACCCGGACAAGCGGGTTCTCGCCCGCGGCGGCAACCGGACCATCACCGACAGCGATCCCACGGCGCACGCCGAAATCGTGGCCCTGCGCCGGGCCTGCCAAAGTGTCGGCAACTACCGGTTGCCCGGTGCGATTCTGGCGGTGACGCTGGAACCGTGCCTCATGTGCCTTGGGGCCCTTATCCAGGCCCGATTGGCCGGGGTGGTTTTCGCCGCCCGGGACCCGAAAGCCGGCGCCATCGTCTCCCAGCTGGAAGGACCGCACCTGCCGTGGCTCAACCACAGGTTCTGGGTCCGGGAGACCACGGCCCACGCCGCGACAAGCCGCGCCCTGTTGCAGGATTTTTTCCGCCAGCGCCGCGGCAAGGCATGA
- a CDS encoding phosphoribosylformylglycinamidine synthase subunit PurQ, giving the protein MQEAHVLVLTGYGTNCERETAYAARIAGADRVEIAHLADLVAERVCIADFNFLVFPGGFLDGDNLGAAQAAALRLKHTQTRSGRLLLDDILDLHQRGGLILGICNGFQLLVKLGLLPAAGGRYLERQVSLGHNDSARFEDRWVHLACPQQSPCVFTRDLPRLFLPIRHGEGKIVVRDEALLQELVENNLIAMRYTDETGEPTQSYPANPNGSPLAIAGLTDPSGRIFGLMPHPEAYNDATNHPAWTRGETGTPGTALFTNGVRFLQGQ; this is encoded by the coding sequence ATGCAAGAAGCTCATGTCCTTGTGCTCACAGGATACGGAACCAACTGCGAACGGGAAACCGCATACGCCGCCCGCATCGCCGGGGCCGATCGGGTCGAGATCGCTCATCTGGCCGATCTCGTTGCCGAACGGGTTTGCATTGCCGATTTCAATTTCCTCGTCTTTCCAGGCGGATTTCTCGACGGCGACAACCTCGGCGCGGCCCAGGCCGCAGCGTTGCGCCTCAAGCACACCCAGACCCGCAGTGGCCGGCTCCTGCTCGACGACATCCTCGATCTGCACCAGCGTGGCGGGCTGATCCTGGGCATCTGCAACGGCTTTCAGCTCCTGGTCAAACTCGGCCTGCTCCCGGCTGCCGGCGGACGGTACCTGGAACGCCAGGTCAGTCTGGGCCACAACGATTCGGCCCGGTTTGAAGACCGCTGGGTCCACCTCGCCTGCCCCCAGCAATCCCCCTGTGTCTTCACCCGGGATCTGCCGCGGCTGTTTTTGCCCATCCGCCACGGCGAGGGCAAAATCGTGGTCCGCGACGAGGCCCTTTTGCAGGAACTGGTCGAGAACAATCTGATCGCCATGCGGTATACGGACGAGACCGGAGAACCGACCCAGAGCTACCCGGCCAATCCCAACGGATCGCCTCTGGCCATCGCCGGGCTGACCGATCCCTCCGGGCGGATCTTCGGGCTCATGCCCCACCCGGAAGCCTACAACGATGCGACCAACCATCCAGCCTGGACCCGCGGCGAAACCGGCACTCCGGGCACCGCCCTGTTCACCAACGGGGTGCGTTTCCTGCAGGGGCAATAA
- a CDS encoding helix-turn-helix transcriptional regulator, which produces MRKTGNKLLRLKDVLDRVPVGRTSWWNGVKKGIFPQPIKLGPRTTCWREEDIDAFIEGLTSAEEKSQDQKGVLQ; this is translated from the coding sequence ATGCGGAAAACTGGCAACAAGTTGCTGCGCCTAAAAGACGTCCTCGACCGCGTTCCCGTGGGCAGAACAAGCTGGTGGAACGGGGTCAAGAAGGGGATCTTCCCGCAACCAATTAAACTCGGGCCGCGGACCACATGCTGGCGCGAAGAGGACATTGACGCCTTTATTGAGGGCCTGACCAGCGCAGAAGAGAAATCTCAAGACCAAAAGGGGGTGCTCCAATGA
- a CDS encoding DNA-packaging protein has protein sequence MSTSPDTPRNVGRPPSFESPEEMATSIDEYFLRCDAENRPYTVPGLARALGFSTRKSLWDYEGKPEFVNTIKRAKLRIEEQRSEQLIMRQSNCTGLIFDLKNNFGWQDKFDQEVTARVSNSIEERTLACMPPEPKDMNEWRQWYNEQMAHRPGGQEQTPTEPEKGLE, from the coding sequence ATGAGCACCAGTCCGGATACGCCAAGAAATGTGGGACGCCCACCGAGTTTTGAGAGCCCTGAGGAGATGGCCACTTCTATTGACGAGTATTTTTTGCGGTGTGATGCCGAAAACAGGCCCTACACTGTGCCTGGGCTCGCGAGGGCGCTGGGGTTTAGCACCCGCAAGTCGCTATGGGATTATGAGGGGAAGCCCGAATTCGTAAACACGATAAAAAGGGCTAAGCTCCGGATCGAGGAGCAGCGAAGTGAGCAGCTCATCATGCGGCAGAGCAACTGCACCGGGCTCATTTTCGATTTGAAGAACAACTTCGGCTGGCAGGACAAGTTTGACCAGGAAGTCACCGCCCGGGTCAGCAACTCCATCGAAGAACGGACATTGGCCTGTATGCCCCCAGAGCCCAAGGATATGAACGAGTGGCGCCAATGGTATAATGAGCAAATGGCACATCGCCCAGGAGGGCAGGAGCAAACGCCAACAGAGCCCGAAAAGGGCTTGGAATGA
- a CDS encoding tyrosine-type recombinase/integrase, which yields MALTVKAIQAAKPREKLYRLNDERGLYLEIPPKGAYRWRFRYRFHGKPKMVSLGRYPDISLKQAREKRDEMRALVASSIDPSNYLRQARHAAKDDSFEAVAREWHKKFKSRWTEGHAATVLTRLEQNAFPWIGSQPIDSVTPLDILPLLRRIEDRGAIELAHRVRGIISQVFRFAVANERASRDPASDLRDALTPRQENHFAAITNPSEIPALLGAISEYQGHFVTRCALRLASLVFVRPGELRKAEWDEIDLAHQEWRLPPAKTKLRKTHIIPLAHQACAIFNEIHPLTGTGRYVFPSARDKNKPMSENTINAALRQLGFSKEKMTAHGFRSMASTRLNELGWHPDAIERQLGHTEKNGVRAAYNHAEYLEERRKMMQAWADYLDKLTNKDLL from the coding sequence ATGGCGCTCACCGTCAAAGCCATCCAGGCCGCTAAGCCTCGAGAAAAACTCTATCGTTTGAATGACGAACGAGGGCTCTATCTCGAGATCCCACCGAAAGGCGCTTACCGCTGGCGCTTTCGCTACCGATTTCATGGCAAACCCAAAATGGTCAGCTTGGGCCGCTACCCAGATATCAGCCTCAAACAAGCAAGGGAAAAACGCGACGAGATGCGCGCCCTTGTTGCTTCCTCCATCGACCCCTCGAATTATCTCCGCCAAGCACGACACGCTGCTAAAGATGACAGCTTTGAGGCGGTCGCCAGGGAATGGCACAAAAAATTCAAAAGCCGGTGGACAGAGGGCCATGCAGCCACTGTCCTCACCCGGCTCGAACAAAATGCTTTTCCCTGGATAGGCTCTCAGCCGATAGATTCCGTTACCCCCCTCGATATACTTCCTCTTTTGCGTCGCATAGAGGATCGCGGCGCTATCGAACTTGCCCACCGGGTGCGCGGGATTATTAGTCAAGTCTTCCGATTTGCAGTGGCCAACGAAAGAGCCAGCCGCGACCCGGCAAGCGACCTGAGAGACGCCCTGACACCTCGCCAAGAAAATCACTTCGCGGCTATCACCAACCCCTCTGAGATCCCAGCCCTACTGGGCGCTATCAGCGAATACCAAGGGCATTTTGTCACACGTTGCGCCCTCAGGCTGGCCTCCCTTGTTTTTGTCCGCCCCGGCGAATTACGCAAAGCAGAATGGGACGAAATTGATCTCGCCCACCAAGAGTGGCGCCTGCCACCCGCCAAAACCAAACTTCGCAAGACGCACATCATCCCTCTTGCGCATCAAGCTTGCGCAATCTTTAACGAAATCCACCCGCTCACAGGCACAGGTCGTTACGTCTTCCCCTCTGCGAGAGATAAAAACAAGCCCATGTCGGAAAACACCATCAATGCCGCACTACGACAACTTGGATTCTCCAAAGAGAAAATGACCGCTCACGGTTTCAGATCGATGGCCTCGACACGCCTAAACGAACTAGGTTGGCATCCGGATGCAATCGAGCGCCAACTGGGACATACCGAAAAAAACGGAGTGCGTGCAGCATATAACCACGCAGAATACCTGGAAGAACGCCGCAAAATGATGCAGGCCTGGGCTGACTATCTCGATAAACTCACCAATAAAGATCTTCTTTAA
- a CDS encoding single-stranded DNA-binding protein encodes MTSQTAIYSSCQDIIRDDYTWRRFTNCWTGKPDYALYFPETPVHEDMVLPSMYVTSVAINHEDESVTWHKIRFYGELADHANEAMKKRSMVARLSAEGHVRTRNFIDKEGNEREEQYTVIGSAKRLKVHEIHEHLGSEASDPFAAAMDTPPVDSVPVSQSSAPTSSELDDIPF; translated from the coding sequence ATGACATCGCAGACAGCAATCTATTCATCCTGCCAGGACATCATTCGTGACGACTACACATGGCGGCGGTTCACAAATTGCTGGACCGGCAAACCAGACTATGCCCTCTATTTTCCGGAGACCCCGGTGCACGAGGACATGGTCCTGCCATCCATGTACGTCACCTCGGTGGCAATCAATCATGAAGACGAGTCAGTGACCTGGCACAAAATCCGTTTCTACGGCGAACTGGCCGACCACGCCAACGAAGCCATGAAAAAGCGCAGCATGGTCGCCCGGCTCAGCGCTGAAGGCCATGTTCGAACTCGGAATTTCATCGATAAGGAAGGCAATGAACGAGAAGAGCAGTACACGGTCATAGGCAGCGCCAAGCGGCTCAAAGTCCATGAGATCCACGAGCACCTCGGCTCTGAGGCTTCTGATCCCTTTGCGGCTGCTATGGACACCCCCCCGGTCGACTCCGTACCTGTCTCGCAGTCCAGTGCCCCCACCTCGAGCGAACTGGACGACATCCCATTTTAA